CGGCGCAGGATGTGCTGAAAGACAGCGAACTGCTGAGTCCAGGTGCCACGCAAGCTGGGACTGCCGTCGAGCCCTACTTCTCCCACGAAGCGTGTTTCGGGAAGATAACGGTCAAACCATGGGAGATCGGCAGCTCGTTCGCTCACCACCTCAGGATGAAAGCCCAGGGCAGTCCACACGTGCGGACGCCCAGCGGCCAAAGCCAGAGTTCCCCGCCACGCAGCTGGCGTCGTTGTAACCGAAAGGACAGTGAGTTGCCTCTCTTCGCATGCCCGGGCCACGGCCACAGGGTCTGGATACAGATCTAGGTGAACGTGAAAGTCAATCATGGCACCTTTAGGAGGCGGTGAAGTGCCCCCAACTCCTCCATAGAACGCTTCACCATAGCCTCCATTGCTGCCCGGTCGCCGATTCGCCGGTCACTCAAGGAAGCTCCCAAAAACCGCTGCACACCTTCTTGCTCCACGGTGATGATCGCCAAGGCCAAGGAGCGGACATCATCGAAGAGTGCGTGGCTGTCGTCATTCTGGCCTAGAGGATAGAAGACATATTCCGTGCGGTCTGGCTGGCCCCAGGCGAGGAAGGCCGCCCGACGAACCTGACATGGGATGCACCGACCACAGTGCTTATAACCGAATCGTCGATAACGACCACAACTGGTTGTGGCGCTCGCCCAGCGGCTCAGCACGGTCTGATTTGCGCATTCTGTGAGCATTTCGCCCTTCGTCTTGAGGGCATACGGGTTGATCAGCGCTACGTTGAGGCCCACAGCTTGTAGGACTGCTTGAAGCTGTTGCAAGAAGACGGGATGGGCTGTCCGGGTACTCAAACTGCCGATGCGCATGGGTGTCAGAGGGGGATTCAGGGCAATAAACCCATTCTCATTGATATATATCGGCACTGCCCGTGCCTGCTGAAAACGTGTCGTGGCAGTGGCCGCTAAAACCGCATACGCCAAGAAGATCAGCGTCCGTGAACGTTGTGAGTCCTCGCCTGGGGTCGGGCATTCAGCCGCGTGATTCAGTTGCAGATGGGTCGTGCGGCCAAGGTCAGTGGCGATCTCCCTTTGCTTAGCGGCGTCTCCTGCGACCAGTTGACTCACGGCAAGGGGATTGTGCCCTTCAGCCACTAGGTCGATCATCCCTACCAAACTGTCCAATCCCCCTGAGAGCAAGGCCACGCAGTCTTCAATAAGCGGGCCAATAGGTTCTTTAGGTTGGTACTGGTATCCGCCTGGGCTGAACGTGATGCTCCAGCGATCCGTCGTCAGGTAGGCGAGCGCCTCTTCCAGCGCCCGGGCTTGAGCATTCCATAGGTCAGCATCTGTTACAGAGATGGTTAAGGACAGTTCACGCGTCCACCCATCTGGGCTTTCGCTCCTGGGAGAGGAAAGATCCGCAGCTAAAACGGACAGCGTAAAGCTCAGAAAATCCCAGGATTGGCTCGGAATCGGCCACCTCTTTCGAATCACCGCTTCCCGGAGGCTGGCACCGATGCCGACTTGATGAGTGTTCAGTCGTCGGCCATAGAGAGCAACAATTGTTGACCCGTTCGAGACCGCTGCGGGTGGGTTGGGGGTACACAGGAAATGTCTCATCCCTTTGCAAACACCTCCATGGTTAGTTCAAGAGCGCGTTGCGTGACGGCCTGCACGCTTGGAGCAGTAATTGCCTGTCCCTGGCGGCGCAACTCATCGAAGGCACCAG
The sequence above is drawn from the Deinococcus radiodurans R1 = ATCC 13939 = DSM 20539 genome and encodes:
- the qatC gene encoding Qat anti-phage system QueC-like protein QatC, whose product is MRHFLCTPNPPAAVSNGSTIVALYGRRLNTHQVGIGASLREAVIRKRWPIPSQSWDFLSFTLSVLAADLSSPRSESPDGWTRELSLTISVTDADLWNAQARALEEALAYLTTDRWSITFSPGGYQYQPKEPIGPLIEDCVALLSGGLDSLVGMIDLVAEGHNPLAVSQLVAGDAAKQREIATDLGRTTHLQLNHAAECPTPGEDSQRSRTLIFLAYAVLAATATTRFQQARAVPIYINENGFIALNPPLTPMRIGSLSTRTAHPVFLQQLQAVLQAVGLNVALINPYALKTKGEMLTECANQTVLSRWASATTSCGRYRRFGYKHCGRCIPCQVRRAAFLAWGQPDRTEYVFYPLGQNDDSHALFDDVRSLALAIITVEQEGVQRFLGASLSDRRIGDRAAMEAMVKRSMEELGALHRLLKVP